A genomic segment from Triticum dicoccoides isolate Atlit2015 ecotype Zavitan chromosome 1A, WEW_v2.0, whole genome shotgun sequence encodes:
- the LOC119301285 gene encoding L-gulonolactone oxidase 2-like: MSQGEQAQSRATGSLAAVLLVGILLQLAGCSPPPDPVTCTHGTSNCTVTNTYGSFTDRTICHAANVVYPSTEQELVAAVAAAASAKRKMKVATKHSHSGPKLACPGGSQGTIISTARLNRTVRIDAERQLITVESGMVLRDLIQAAAAPGLSLPHSPYWYGLTIGGLLATGAHGSGLWGKGGAVHEYVVGLRIVTPAPACHGFAMVRELGADHPDLDAAKVSLGVLGVVSQVTLALQPLFKRSVTFVRRNDSDFTARVAEWGRLHEFADMIWLPQHGSVIYRQDDRVDVATPGNGLSDLALFRSNPTALLVRVRAAEERLQENGTDIARCAAEQEAATRQLPALGFTNDGVSFTGYPIVGYQHRIQASGSCIDGPEDGLLSSCAWDPRIRGTFLYNSGFSVPLSKVSAFVADMQRLRDLKPAAFCALLCAGVVLRYVKASSAYVGKPEDSVDVDIIFYRSHTDGMPRAHADVLDEIEQMALGKYGGLPHWGKNRNFAFDGVIARYPKAHKFLKVKNMYDPDGLFSREWTDQVLGVNGTPNIIKKRCAIEGLCVCSDDLHCAPEQGYFCRPGKVYTKARVCSSTEDY; encoded by the coding sequence ATGTCGCAAGGAGAGCAAGCACAATCACGAGCAACGGGGAGCTTGGCTGCTGTTCTCCTCGTAGGGATCCTGCTCCAGCTCGCCGGCTGCAGCCCTCCACCGGATCCGGTGACCTGCACGCATGGCACGTCCAACTGCACGGTCACCAACACGTACGGCTCCTTCACGGACCGCACCATCTGCCACGCGGCCAACGTCGTCTACCCGAGCACCGAGCAGGAGCTGGTCGCGGCCGTGGCGGCCGCGGCGTCGGCCAAACGCAAGATGAAGGTGGCCACCAAGCACTCACACAGCGGCCCCAAGCTGGCGTGCCCCGGCGGCAGCCAGGGCACCATCATAAGCACCGCACGGCTGAACCGGACGGTTCGCATCGACGCCGAGAGGCAGCTCATCACGGTGGAGAGCGGCATGGTACTCCGGGACCTGATCCAGGCCGCTGCCGCACCGGGGCTGTCACTGCCGCACTCGCCGTACTGGTACGGCCTAACCATCGGCGGGCTCCTCGCGACGGGCGCGCATGGGAGCGGGCTGTGGGGCAAGGGAGGCGCCGTGCACGAGTACGTGGTCGGTCTGAGGATCGTGACGCCGGCGCCGGCGTGTCACGGGTTCGCCATGGTGAGGGAGCTCGGCGCCGATCACCCGGACCTGGACGCCGCCAAGGTCTCCCTTGGGGTCCTCGGCGTTGTCTCCCAGGTGACTCTGGCCCTGCAGCCGCTGTTCAAGCGGTCAGTGACGTTCGTGAGGCGCAACGACTCGGACTTCACGGCACGGGTGGCCGAGTGGGGCCGTCTTCACGAGTTCGCCGACATGATATGGCTGCCGCAGCACGGCAGCGTCATCTACCGCCAGGACGACCGCGTCGACGTCGCGACACCCGGGAATGGGCTCAGCGATCTGGCCCTTTTTCGTTCCAACCCCACAGCCCTGCTTGTCCGCGTAAGAGCCGCAGAGGAGCGGCTGCAGGAGAACGGCACTGACATCGCCCGGTGCGCGGCGGAGCaggaggcggccacgagacagCTGCCGGCCTTGGGCTTCACGAACGACGGCGTCTCCTTCACGGGGTACCCGATTGTGGGGTACCAGCATCGCATCCAGGCGTCCGGCTCATGCATCGATGGCCCAGAGGATGGCCTCCTCTCCTCCTGCGCCTGGGACCCGCGCATCCGAGGTACCTTCCTGTACAACTCCGGCTTCAGCGTCCCACTCTCTAAGGTGTCGGCATTCGTCGCCGACATGCAACGGCTCCGGGACCTCAAACCGGCCGCGTTTTGTGCCCTCCTTTGTGCGGGTGTTGTCCTCCGCTACGTCAAGGCGTCCTCCGCGTACGTCGGCAAGCCCGAGGACTCTGTTGACGTCGACATCATCTTCTACCGCAGCCACACCGACGGCATGCCGCGCGCCCACGCCGACGTGCTGGACGAGATTGAGCAGATGGCGTTGGGTAAGTACGGCGGCCTGCCGCACTGGGGTAAGAACCGCAACTTCGCCTTCGACGGTGTCATCGCAAGGTACCCGAAAGCCCATAAGTTCCTTAAGGTAAAGAATATGTACGACCCCGACGGGCTCTTCTCCAGGGAGTGGACCGACCAAGTGCTCGGCGTCAACGGGACCCCCAACATCATTAAGAAGCGTTGCGCCATTGAAGGACTATGTGTCTGCTCTGACGACTTGCACTGTGCGCCAGAACAGGGGTACTTTTGCCGGCCAGGGAAGGTTTACACGAAGGCAAGAGTTTGCTCCTCCACCGAGGATTATTAG